One genomic window of Trichlorobacter lovleyi includes the following:
- a CDS encoding Ppx/GppA phosphatase family protein → MTKERLAAIDIGTNSIRCIVVECNKDGSFRILDDEKDTVRLGEGIAETGEISAAAVARAEAALIRMHKLVTGLRVKAIDAVATSAMRKSANGPRLVKRFSELLGSEIRVISGDEEAALAAQSALRNFDTHGKRFGVIDVGGGSVELITAQGVHVEEFYSFELGAVVMTEQFFRVDPARDSDYRRFQKHVREVIKKQLDGDKLVLPTLIGSGGTINAIAQMALQLRRNPVESVHGLEVLRSEVVHLLAMLQRRDIKGRREVAGLSPDRADIIVAGVGLVDTMMDLFSANTLLVNAHGIREGMILEAIKRRGMAPEAASPRSWRESVISFGQSCQMDDMHSQQVATLSLALFDQLADHFGLKKRERVLLEAAALLHDIGYYISYHSHHKHSCHLIRHAELFGITPRERELVAVIARYHRKSLPKKKHDEFQRLTAKEQVTVGRLAGILRMADGLDRRRCSAVSGLQCRVEGTLVQLVLSGEEDLAVELFGASAKRDLFEKSFGVQVLFVTQAAGGGAEKEP, encoded by the coding sequence ATGACCAAAGAACGTCTCGCCGCCATTGACATCGGTACCAACTCCATTCGCTGCATTGTGGTTGAATGCAACAAGGACGGCAGTTTCCGTATCCTTGATGATGAAAAGGATACGGTACGGCTGGGGGAAGGGATTGCCGAGACCGGCGAGATCTCTGCGGCTGCCGTGGCCCGGGCCGAGGCTGCCCTGATCCGGATGCACAAGCTGGTGACCGGTCTCAGGGTCAAGGCGATCGATGCGGTCGCCACCAGCGCCATGCGTAAGTCTGCCAACGGTCCCCGGCTGGTCAAACGCTTTTCAGAGCTGCTGGGCAGTGAGATCCGGGTCATCTCCGGTGATGAAGAGGCTGCCCTGGCTGCCCAGTCGGCCCTGCGCAACTTTGATACCCACGGTAAACGCTTTGGCGTGATTGATGTGGGGGGCGGCAGTGTGGAGCTGATCACGGCCCAGGGGGTGCATGTGGAGGAGTTTTATTCCTTCGAGCTGGGTGCCGTGGTGATGACCGAACAGTTTTTCCGGGTTGATCCGGCCCGTGACAGCGATTACCGCAGGTTCCAGAAGCATGTCCGGGAGGTCATCAAAAAGCAGCTGGACGGCGACAAGCTGGTGCTGCCCACCCTGATCGGTTCCGGCGGCACCATCAACGCCATCGCCCAGATGGCGCTGCAGCTGCGCCGTAATCCGGTGGAGAGCGTGCATGGCCTTGAGGTGCTGCGCTCCGAGGTGGTGCATCTGCTGGCCATGCTGCAGCGGCGCGATATCAAGGGGCGCCGGGAGGTGGCGGGGCTCTCCCCGGACCGGGCCGATATCATCGTGGCCGGCGTGGGGCTGGTGGATACGATGATGGATCTGTTCAGCGCCAACACCCTGCTGGTGAATGCCCACGGTATCCGTGAAGGGATGATACTGGAGGCGATCAAGCGGCGCGGTATGGCGCCGGAAGCCGCCTCGCCACGCTCATGGCGCGAATCGGTGATCAGTTTCGGCCAATCCTGCCAGATGGATGACATGCATTCCCAACAGGTGGCAACACTCTCGCTGGCCCTGTTTGACCAGCTGGCGGATCATTTCGGCCTGAAAAAGCGCGAGCGGGTGCTGCTTGAAGCGGCCGCCCTGCTGCACGACATCGGTTACTACATCAGCTATCACAGCCATCATAAACACTCCTGCCACCTGATCCGCCATGCCGAACTGTTCGGCATCACCCCCCGTGAACGGGAACTGGTGGCGGTGATCGCCCGTTACCACCGTAAATCGCTGCCCAAAAAGAAACATGATGAATTTCAGCGTCTGACGGCCAAGGAACAGGTAACGGTCGGTCGTCTGGCCGGGATCCTGCGTATGGCGGACGGTCTTGACCGGCGGCGCTGTTCCGCAGTCAGCGGGCTGCAGTGCAGGGTTGAGGGCACTCTGGTACAGCTGGTGCTGAGCGGTGAGGAAGACCTGGCCGTGGAGCTGTTTGGCGCTAGCGCAAAGAGGGACCTCTTTGAAAAGAGTTTTGGCGTGCAGGTGTTATTTGTGACCCAGGCGGCCGGTGGCGGCGCAGAAAAGGAGCCGTAG
- a CDS encoding PAS domain S-box protein gives MKRSTCTTGFLLFLLCLLAALPVAAVPPSPANRPLIAVIPTDLAPYYFRDQTTGKPAGLAVDITDALARRTGLQIEYRFAKAWEEVDELVLNRQADLIPLRVINQTTKDQFLFSEVLDVAPISYLVRASDARTKGVAAGQRVGVMQNSTAYSLLKGRSDITLKTYENLQQLLMDLVTGQLDLVMTFKNTIVQLAEKAGLENQIRVIEPPALESRRGIALHPADAVLAQQLNNAIKTFHGSREYQEIYQRWMGKPKPWWTVQRAVMAIGGSAILLLTVSLLWRFFGIRRLNLQLLEANRRLETEISEHNQAVRLLKKNEQFQKTLIETLPDLVWMKDPDGVYLGCNPRFEELYGAKQSDIIGKTDYDFVERELADFFRNNDRKATAAGKPTVNEEWLTFAASGYQGRFETIKTPMFDTDGTLLGVLGVARDISERTRAYELLRLSEEKFASAFKASPDSVNLNRLTDGTYLEVNEGFTSMIGYQPEEVLGKSSLDLKIWVNPDDRQRLVHELQEHGFIRNLEAEFRRKDGSFITGQMSARVITVNGEQCLLNITRDISERKKYEEELKQARQAAEAANRAKSEFLANMSHEIRTPMNGVIGMVQLLQFTTLNNEQQEYLQCLESSAQGLLSLLNDILDLSKIEAGKTTLEYADFSLRHSIQEVVTTQISQVHKKRLQLVTNLSDDIPEILYGDPLRLKQILLNLLGNAIKFTTAGSITIMARITGRQNGTLTVLLSVSDTGIGMTPEALQRIFAPFEQADNSTTRRFGGTGLGLTICRRLAELMGGRIWAESSDGHGSSFFVELPFMIRTHAAPSAAPPVLHGSAGSTRSLQLLLAEDNAPNATTITAILKRMGHQLEVVSDGKQALDKWRCGHYDALLLDVAMPVMGGNEATRLIREEEQQTGQHIPIIAVTAHALRGDREQLLQDGFDGYVAKPVDMQHLARELERLTAPVVT, from the coding sequence ATGAAACGTAGCACCTGTACCACAGGTTTCCTGCTGTTCCTGCTCTGCCTGCTGGCTGCCCTTCCGGTTGCCGCCGTTCCACCATCCCCTGCAAACAGGCCGCTGATTGCCGTTATTCCCACTGACCTTGCCCCTTATTACTTCCGGGACCAGACCACCGGCAAACCGGCCGGACTGGCCGTTGATATCACCGATGCCCTGGCCCGCCGGACCGGACTGCAGATTGAGTACCGTTTTGCCAAGGCCTGGGAAGAGGTTGACGAGCTGGTCTTAAACCGGCAGGCCGACCTGATTCCGCTGCGGGTGATCAATCAAACCACCAAAGATCAGTTCCTGTTCAGCGAGGTCCTTGATGTTGCCCCGATCAGCTATCTGGTCAGGGCAAGCGACGCACGGACCAAAGGGGTTGCAGCCGGTCAACGGGTCGGCGTGATGCAGAACAGTACGGCCTACAGCCTGCTGAAAGGCCGCAGCGACATCACCCTCAAAACCTACGAAAATCTGCAACAGCTGCTGATGGATCTGGTCACCGGCCAGCTGGACTTGGTCATGACCTTCAAAAACACCATTGTGCAACTGGCAGAAAAGGCCGGCCTGGAAAACCAGATTCGGGTCATTGAACCGCCGGCGCTTGAGTCGCGACGGGGGATAGCCCTGCACCCCGCGGATGCCGTTCTTGCGCAGCAGCTGAACAACGCTATCAAGACCTTCCATGGTTCCAGAGAGTACCAGGAGATCTATCAACGCTGGATGGGCAAGCCCAAACCGTGGTGGACCGTACAACGTGCCGTCATGGCAATAGGAGGCAGTGCCATCCTGCTGCTGACCGTGTCGCTATTATGGCGTTTTTTCGGCATCCGCAGACTGAACCTGCAGCTGCTGGAGGCAAACCGGCGCCTGGAAACCGAGATCAGCGAACATAACCAGGCTGTCCGGCTGCTCAAAAAGAATGAACAGTTCCAAAAAACCCTGATTGAGACCCTGCCCGATCTGGTCTGGATGAAGGACCCTGACGGGGTCTACCTGGGCTGCAACCCGCGTTTTGAAGAGCTCTACGGGGCAAAGCAGTCGGACATCATCGGCAAGACCGATTATGATTTTGTTGAGCGGGAGTTGGCCGATTTCTTCAGGAACAACGACCGCAAGGCGACAGCAGCCGGCAAACCGACCGTCAATGAAGAGTGGCTGACCTTTGCGGCAAGCGGCTACCAAGGCCGGTTTGAGACCATCAAGACCCCGATGTTCGACACCGACGGCACGCTGCTGGGGGTGCTGGGGGTTGCCCGCGACATCTCGGAACGGACCAGGGCCTATGAGCTGCTGCGCCTTTCTGAAGAGAAATTTGCCAGTGCCTTCAAGGCATCGCCAGACTCAGTCAACCTCAACCGCCTGACTGACGGCACCTATCTGGAGGTGAATGAGGGGTTCACCAGCATGATCGGTTATCAACCTGAAGAGGTGCTGGGTAAATCATCCCTTGATCTGAAAATCTGGGTGAATCCCGATGATCGTCAGCGTCTGGTTCATGAACTTCAGGAGCACGGTTTTATCAGAAACCTGGAAGCCGAATTCCGACGTAAAGACGGCTCATTCATAACCGGCCAGATGTCGGCCCGGGTCATTACCGTCAACGGCGAGCAGTGCCTGCTCAACATTACCCGTGATATCAGTGAACGTAAAAAATACGAGGAGGAGCTGAAGCAGGCCCGCCAGGCTGCCGAGGCTGCCAACCGTGCCAAGAGCGAGTTTCTGGCCAACATGAGCCACGAGATCCGCACCCCCATGAACGGGGTGATCGGGATGGTGCAACTGCTGCAGTTTACCACGTTGAACAACGAACAGCAGGAGTACCTGCAATGCCTTGAAAGCTCCGCCCAGGGCCTGTTGTCGCTGCTGAACGACATCCTGGACCTGTCCAAGATCGAGGCCGGCAAGACCACGCTTGAATACGCCGACTTCTCCCTGCGCCACAGTATCCAGGAGGTGGTGACCACCCAGATCTCCCAGGTCCACAAGAAGCGGTTGCAGCTGGTGACCAACCTGTCGGATGATATCCCCGAAATCCTGTACGGCGATCCGCTCCGGCTTAAACAGATCCTGCTCAACCTGTTGGGCAACGCCATCAAATTTACCACGGCCGGCAGCATCACCATCATGGCCAGGATCACAGGCCGGCAGAACGGGACGCTGACCGTCCTCTTAAGTGTCAGCGACACCGGCATCGGCATGACGCCGGAGGCGTTGCAACGGATCTTTGCCCCCTTTGAACAGGCTGACAACTCCACCACCCGCAGATTCGGCGGCACCGGTCTGGGGCTGACCATCTGCCGCCGTCTGGCCGAGCTGATGGGGGGACGGATCTGGGCCGAATCATCGGACGGGCACGGCAGCAGTTTCTTTGTGGAGCTGCCGTTTATGATCCGCACCCATGCCGCACCGTCAGCAGCACCTCCTGTGCTGCACGGCAGTGCCGGCAGCACCCGCAGCCTGCAGTTGCTGCTGGCAGAGGACAACGCCCCCAACGCCACCACGATCACCGCCATATTGAAACGGATGGGGCATCAGCTGGAGGTGGTCAGCGATGGCAAACAGGCGCTGGACAAGTGGCGTTGCGGTCACTACGACGCCCTGTTGTTGGATGTCGCCATGCCGGTCATGGGGGGTAACGAGGCAACCCGCCTGATTCGCGAAGAGGAACAACAGACCGGGCAGCACATCCCGATCATTGCCGTCACCGCCCATGCCCTGCGGGGAGATCGTGAACAGCTTCTGCAGGACGGTTTTGACGGTTATGTCGCCAAACCGGTCGACATGCAGCATCTGGCACGGGAACTGGAACGGTTGACCGCACCAGTCGTCACCTAA
- a CDS encoding RMD1 family protein, which yields MTEPLTSLYSFTAFAIGGDLDLNRLAVRLGIDRKYRWEEPMRLNPVTFTPSAASDAVWVYLFYFGGIVFLNCGDDIIARCIEGLKQHLEQLKEQPQLRFREDYRLEITPDGEPSITNDCAVMPVFKQELLEIICFVIAKSVALERIEEHVDAVFDEVGVMINRLGQGVLELPDKRLAKLASVVLGFKYTSIAHIMVLDKPESTWDNDEADRFYLTISNLFELRPRYQEIKHKAETLLDVTDVFSSLSHARRSARLEWIIIILIAFEIIMALWQKFWGG from the coding sequence ATGACTGAACCGCTGACCAGCCTGTACAGCTTTACCGCCTTTGCCATTGGCGGTGATCTTGACCTGAACCGCCTGGCGGTACGGCTGGGGATTGACCGCAAGTACCGCTGGGAAGAACCGATGCGGCTCAATCCGGTCACCTTCACCCCCTCTGCCGCCAGCGACGCCGTCTGGGTCTACCTGTTCTACTTCGGCGGCATCGTCTTTCTGAACTGCGGTGATGACATTATTGCCCGCTGTATCGAAGGGCTGAAACAGCATCTGGAGCAGCTGAAGGAACAGCCGCAACTCCGCTTCCGGGAAGATTACCGGCTGGAGATCACGCCGGACGGTGAACCGTCCATCACCAACGACTGCGCGGTGATGCCGGTCTTTAAACAGGAACTGCTGGAGATTATCTGCTTTGTGATTGCAAAGTCGGTGGCCCTGGAACGGATTGAAGAGCATGTCGATGCCGTCTTTGATGAAGTCGGTGTCATGATCAACCGCCTGGGGCAGGGGGTGCTGGAGCTGCCGGACAAGCGGCTGGCCAAACTGGCCTCGGTGGTGCTCGGCTTCAAATACACCTCCATCGCCCATATCATGGTGCTGGATAAACCGGAGAGCACCTGGGACAACGACGAGGCTGACCGTTTTTACCTGACCATCTCCAACCTTTTTGAACTGCGCCCCCGCTATCAGGAGATCAAGCACAAGGCCGAGACCCTGCTGGATGTCACCGATGTCTTCTCCTCCCTCTCCCACGCCCGCCGCTCCGCCCGCCTGGAGTGGATCATCATCATCCTGATCGCCTTTGAGATCATCATGGCGCTCTGGCAAAAGTTCTGGGGCGGTTGA
- a CDS encoding arsenate reductase ArsC yields MTMKKDKVLFVCVHNSARSQMAEALLNHLAGERFEARSAGLEPGTLNPLVVEVMQELGIDISANQTKDVFEMFKRGEIYSYVITVCDGANAERCPVFPGIVSRLHWSFSDPAALQGTSEEVRAAVRNIRDEIRAAVEGFIAEYA; encoded by the coding sequence ATGACCATGAAGAAAGACAAGGTACTGTTCGTCTGTGTTCACAACAGCGCCCGCAGCCAGATGGCGGAGGCGTTGCTGAACCACCTGGCCGGCGAGCGTTTTGAGGCGCGAAGTGCCGGGCTTGAGCCGGGTACATTGAACCCGCTGGTGGTTGAGGTGATGCAGGAGCTGGGGATTGATATCTCCGCTAACCAGACCAAGGATGTCTTTGAGATGTTCAAGCGGGGTGAGATCTACAGCTATGTGATCACGGTCTGTGACGGGGCCAATGCCGAGCGCTGTCCGGTCTTTCCCGGCATTGTCAGCCGTTTGCACTGGAGTTTCAGTGATCCGGCCGCCCTGCAGGGGACAAGCGAAGAAGTGCGTGCCGCAGTGCGGAATATCCGGGACGAGATCAGGGCTGCCGTAGAGGGTTTTATTGCCGAATATGCGTAA
- a CDS encoding PAS domain-containing sensor histidine kinase, producing MFFNAPPQVRLAALRIVGIYAFFAASWILVSDTIVGWLVSDHDTLTRVALFKGWLFVLLTSLILYKLIYSDNLKLARATALLQGSEERFHTIYDSLNDAIFIHDAETGRVLDVNETACRLYGYGREELLNKGLQQVGTGEAPYTEAEALAWIHRCAEGVPQTFEWVTTTKYTSRLWVEVSMRRATIDGENRIVVMVRDISGRKQAEEQLGLQQAQLEELNRTLERRVDEAIAELRQKDELLLQQSRHAAMGEMLNNIAHQWRQPLNNIAIYVQSMQLLKAAEELTDEQIQDDVRHIMEIINYMSKTIDDFRTFFRNEKQKHPFSVAEAAGKAISFVSAQMEHYGITCQLAVQNERMVNGYQAEYIQVVLNILNNAIDVLNHTNRPDRRIQVTASAENDWVVLSIQDTGGGIAPEALPHIFEPYYTTKGPGEGTGIGLYMSKTIIEKHMAGRLSARNGSEGAEFRICLPSTLIP from the coding sequence ATGTTTTTCAATGCTCCACCACAGGTGCGATTGGCCGCGCTGCGGATTGTCGGCATTTATGCCTTCTTCGCCGCAAGCTGGATACTTGTCTCCGACACAATTGTCGGCTGGCTGGTGAGCGACCATGATACCCTGACCAGGGTGGCGCTCTTCAAAGGCTGGCTGTTTGTCCTGCTGACCTCGCTGATCCTCTACAAACTCATCTATTCCGACAACCTGAAGCTGGCAAGGGCAACCGCCCTGTTGCAGGGCAGTGAAGAACGATTTCATACCATCTATGATTCGCTCAACGACGCCATCTTTATTCATGACGCAGAAACGGGCCGTGTCCTGGATGTGAATGAGACCGCCTGCCGGCTCTACGGCTATGGCCGCGAAGAGCTGCTGAACAAAGGGTTGCAGCAGGTGGGGACGGGTGAGGCGCCCTACACCGAGGCAGAGGCCCTGGCCTGGATTCACCGTTGTGCAGAGGGCGTTCCCCAGACCTTTGAATGGGTCACCACCACAAAATACACCAGCCGCCTGTGGGTTGAGGTCAGCATGCGTCGTGCAACCATTGACGGTGAAAACCGGATTGTGGTGATGGTACGGGATATCTCGGGGCGCAAGCAGGCTGAAGAACAGCTCGGTCTGCAGCAGGCGCAACTGGAGGAGCTGAACCGGACCCTGGAGAGAAGGGTCGACGAGGCGATTGCCGAGCTGCGCCAGAAGGATGAACTGTTGCTGCAGCAGAGCCGCCATGCCGCCATGGGGGAGATGCTGAACAACATCGCGCACCAGTGGCGGCAGCCGCTCAACAACATTGCGATCTATGTCCAAAGCATGCAGCTGCTGAAGGCTGCGGAAGAGCTGACCGACGAACAGATTCAGGATGATGTCCGGCATATTATGGAGATCATTAATTACATGTCGAAGACCATTGATGATTTCCGCACCTTCTTCCGGAACGAAAAACAGAAGCATCCGTTCTCCGTTGCCGAGGCGGCCGGCAAGGCGATCAGCTTTGTCTCGGCGCAGATGGAGCATTACGGCATAACCTGTCAGCTGGCCGTCCAGAACGAACGTATGGTCAACGGCTATCAGGCCGAGTATATCCAGGTGGTGCTGAATATCCTTAACAACGCCATTGATGTGCTGAACCATACCAACAGGCCGGACAGGCGGATCCAGGTGACCGCCAGCGCAGAAAACGACTGGGTGGTCCTGTCGATACAGGATACCGGTGGCGGAATCGCCCCTGAAGCGCTGCCGCATATCTTTGAGCCGTACTACACCACCAAGGGGCCGGGGGAGGGAACCGGCATCGGTCTCTATATGTCAAAGACGATCATTGAGAAACATATGGCAGGCAGGCTGTCCGCACGGAACGGGTCCGAGGGAGCCGAATTCCGCATCTGCCTGCCGTCAACACTCATCCCCTGA
- a CDS encoding alkaline phosphatase, whose product MFFERRHLRTVAAVLALTMASSLTGCGTTQTASSPGQQAKNVILIIADGMQLEHERAYNNYLNGSFDSGLEHWKFDYKGAASTWDVTTYNRYAYSSDSTGAKNITDDKFDPQNSSTYSVLLGYDTSKGGKQPYPRDTTAALNSSASLNYFGTKLKLSSTDGGAIPATDSASAATALSTGFKTDDGNLAWRTGDKEDGRLTTIAEMYRNQKKAAIGVVSTVPFSHATPAGFVSHNKSRNNYKAIAQEIITAVRPEVVIGGGHPDFNSATVKPDYSYIDGPELTNLRNSTEYAFVERTTGIDGGVALLAKANQAVTAGKKLFGLFGGVGGNFEYHNPSNDRTSAVTRGSIENPTLADASTAALKVLSQNKNGFFLMVEQGDIDWSNHANDYKSMIGGMWDLDQAVKAVEAFVDQPGDDIDWSNTLVIVTSDHSNSYLRNTVAKQLGKGLLPSQQTGGVALGYNSDYYYPNGEVTYGVDGKGINSHFNDPVTLYAKGAGVGRFKSYEGSWYPGTTLIDNTQIYRVMLEDLGLTDENRSYAAKLDATVYALPDTSMKVLNPLLTDQNLTDALTYGALTMTKPGIGSGLTPDPRNPGYYYMTTDRGMNGETTAKFFPLPASTPTIAKVHFDAAGKIVVDKYIPILDKDGNYVTGMPNLAAYDDVPYLNSSLTLQGSYNENGLDIEDIQVLPNGDFMLVDEYSPSIVVVDGTTGRVKVRYTPVNKPMAGANYTVKNILPSILGEQRRSNRGFENLALSSDGATAYAVMQSPIGDKSNSMYKYTRVVRIVRLNVTDPLNATVSGEFVVLQSAAGDYAKNIAGYTVSNKQTDMKYSAAQWLATDRILLLERANGKAKLMEVDMAKATNLLSNSCEGTLTPEETVTSSPYQQVGLMNCNIVPASAREVFSTDELKSLVQQSADQVGTSPSYEIKLEGMALIDNQTLYLSNDNDFGIFDANLPTRVWKISLKRALSRF is encoded by the coding sequence ATGTTTTTCGAACGTAGGCATCTGAGGACGGTGGCGGCGGTTCTTGCGCTTACCATGGCAAGCAGCCTGACCGGCTGCGGTACGACACAGACAGCAAGCAGTCCGGGCCAGCAGGCCAAGAATGTGATTCTGATCATTGCAGACGGGATGCAGCTTGAGCATGAACGGGCCTACAACAACTACCTGAACGGTTCGTTCGACAGCGGGCTTGAACACTGGAAGTTTGATTACAAGGGGGCAGCATCCACGTGGGATGTCACCACCTACAACCGCTACGCCTACAGCTCGGACTCTACCGGTGCAAAGAACATTACCGATGACAAGTTTGATCCGCAGAACAGTTCAACCTACAGTGTCCTGCTTGGCTATGACACGAGCAAAGGCGGCAAACAGCCCTATCCCCGCGACACCACCGCGGCTCTGAATTCAAGTGCTTCTCTGAACTATTTCGGTACCAAGCTGAAGCTCAGTTCCACTGACGGCGGGGCTATTCCTGCCACCGACTCCGCTTCGGCAGCTACGGCCCTTTCGACCGGTTTCAAGACCGACGACGGCAACCTGGCCTGGCGGACCGGCGACAAGGAAGACGGCCGCCTGACCACCATCGCCGAGATGTACCGTAATCAGAAGAAGGCCGCCATCGGCGTGGTGAGTACCGTGCCTTTTTCCCACGCCACTCCGGCCGGTTTTGTCAGTCACAACAAGTCCCGTAACAACTACAAGGCAATTGCCCAGGAGATCATAACTGCTGTCCGTCCGGAAGTGGTAATCGGCGGTGGTCATCCGGATTTCAACTCGGCAACGGTCAAGCCTGACTACAGCTATATTGACGGCCCTGAACTGACAAACCTCAGAAATTCGACTGAGTATGCCTTTGTGGAACGCACGACAGGTATTGATGGGGGTGTTGCCCTGCTTGCCAAGGCCAATCAGGCAGTAACAGCCGGTAAAAAGCTGTTCGGTCTGTTCGGTGGCGTGGGTGGCAACTTTGAATATCACAACCCGTCAAACGACAGGACCTCTGCCGTTACCCGGGGCTCCATTGAAAACCCGACCCTGGCCGATGCCTCAACTGCGGCACTGAAGGTGCTCAGCCAGAACAAGAACGGTTTCTTTCTGATGGTTGAACAGGGGGACATTGACTGGTCCAACCACGCCAACGATTACAAGAGCATGATCGGGGGGATGTGGGACCTGGACCAGGCCGTCAAGGCTGTTGAGGCCTTTGTTGACCAGCCAGGCGATGACATCGACTGGAGCAATACCCTGGTCATTGTGACCTCCGACCATTCCAACAGCTACCTGCGTAATACCGTGGCCAAGCAACTGGGTAAAGGTTTGCTGCCCAGCCAGCAGACCGGCGGCGTGGCCCTGGGATACAACAGCGACTACTACTATCCCAATGGTGAGGTAACCTACGGTGTGGACGGCAAAGGAATCAACAGCCACTTCAACGATCCGGTTACCCTTTATGCCAAAGGTGCCGGTGTTGGCCGCTTCAAGAGCTATGAAGGAAGCTGGTATCCGGGAACCACGCTGATAGATAATACCCAGATCTACCGCGTCATGCTGGAGGACCTGGGGCTGACCGATGAAAACCGCAGTTATGCCGCCAAGCTGGATGCCACGGTCTACGCCCTGCCCGACACCTCCATGAAGGTCTTGAACCCGTTGTTGACGGACCAGAACCTGACAGATGCCCTGACCTACGGCGCCTTGACCATGACCAAGCCGGGCATTGGCTCAGGTCTGACCCCTGACCCCAGAAATCCTGGCTATTACTATATGACCACTGACCGTGGCATGAATGGCGAAACCACAGCCAAGTTCTTCCCGCTGCCGGCTTCGACCCCCACCATTGCCAAGGTGCATTTCGACGCTGCCGGCAAGATAGTGGTTGACAAGTATATCCCGATCCTGGACAAGGACGGCAACTACGTGACCGGCATGCCGAACCTGGCTGCCTACGACGACGTCCCGTACCTGAACTCGTCCCTGACCCTGCAGGGCTCGTACAATGAAAACGGCCTCGATATCGAGGATATCCAGGTGTTGCCCAATGGCGATTTCATGCTGGTTGACGAATACTCTCCCAGCATTGTCGTGGTGGACGGTACCACCGGCAGGGTCAAGGTACGCTACACCCCGGTTAACAAACCGATGGCCGGTGCCAACTATACGGTCAAGAATATCCTCCCCTCAATCCTCGGTGAACAGCGCCGTTCCAACCGCGGTTTTGAAAACCTGGCGCTCTCATCCGACGGCGCAACCGCCTATGCCGTCATGCAAAGCCCGATTGGTGACAAGTCCAACAGCATGTACAAGTACACCCGTGTGGTACGGATCGTCCGACTGAATGTCACTGATCCCTTGAATGCGACGGTAAGCGGAGAGTTTGTGGTGCTGCAGAGCGCGGCAGGCGATTATGCCAAGAACATTGCCGGCTATACCGTCAGTAACAAACAGACCGACATGAAATACTCGGCTGCCCAATGGCTGGCAACCGACCGGATCCTGCTGCTGGAACGGGCCAACGGCAAGGCCAAGTTGATGGAGGTAGACATGGCCAAGGCCACCAATCTGCTGAGCAACAGCTGTGAAGGAACCTTGACGCCTGAAGAGACGGTCACCAGCTCACCTTATCAGCAGGTGGGGTTGATGAACTGCAACATCGTGCCGGCCTCAGCCCGTGAGGTGTTCTCCACCGATGAGCTGAAGAGCCTGGTACAGCAGAGCGCTGATCAGGTCGGCACCTCCCCCAGCTATGAAATCAAGCTGGAGGGGATGGCCCTGATTGATAACCAAACCCTGTACCTGTCAAACGACAATGACTTCGGCATATTTGATGCGAATCTGCCGACCAGGGTCTGGAAGATCAGCCTGAAGCGTGCCCTGAGCCGCTTCTGA